The Oleispira antarctica RB-8 genome contains the following window.
CCTATTGTGAATGCTACGGCTGAGACTGGGAAAACCTTTGAAGTACCGGCTAAAAAAGATGAAATCGAAGAGGTGCGTTTTAAAGATGAAATGGAAGCGCGATTGAATCGAGACTTACAGGCATATCTTGGGAATAATCGCTTTATCATTCATGTTGAAGCCGAATTGAAAAAAACACGTACTGTTGTAAAAGAACGATCTAATACCGCGGCTAAGAATATTCCAGAACGCCCAGTATTTACTTCACAACCTTTGCCAGTATCAATCGATAATCGAACAAGAGAAATCGAAGAAACACTCCCTGGGCTTCCGACCAGTGATTTACCCATTTTCGAAGATAACAGTGTGGAAGTCGATGCGTTGAAAGGCCGTGTTCAGCAATTAGAGAATGAGCGGCAGCAAGCTCTGGGATATGCTGAAAAATTACGCCAAGAAGCTGAAAAGCAGATAGAAAAAATTAAAGAAAAAACGCTAGGTTATAGAAATTCTATTAATAAACTCACTATAACCGTGGTATTAGATAAAAGTTTAAAAGATGAGCAAATAGAATTCATTCGTAATTTGATTACTCGTAAAGCGCGCTTAGATGAATTACGAGGAGACTCTTTAAGCATTGTTCGTACAGAGTTTAAAGACGTTAAGCAAGATGTTGTACTGGATGGTTGGCAACAATACCAAGGCTGGATCATGTTAGCTTGTTTTGGCTTTATGATGTTGTTATTACTGCTGGTGCTCTATTTATTTAATAAGCGCTTGAGTGAGAGTCTAAAAGAGAATCAGCGAAGAAGTGATAACTTTGATAGCCTGACTGTTCCGGCTGCCGTTGAAATGGCTCCTATTGATCATTCGGAAAATGAGGGTAATGATAAGCGTCGTCAGCTTAATGAAATGCGCCAAGAGCTCGTGACGATTGGCTTAGGCCAGCCACAGCTATTTCAACAGCGTATTAACGAACAGTTAAATAGCGGAAATAGTCAAAATGTAGCGGCCTTATATGAAGTATTAGGAAAGGGGTTGTTTCGCAGTCTTTGCCCAAAAATATTAAATTCTGATGCTGAAACTTTAGCAGACCAAGTCGCACAACAGCCTTTAGATAATGAACAAAAACTTACTTATTTAAATAATCTGCGTCACGAGATGTTAAAAGCGTTAAGTGATGATGAAACGGGTAATGCTCCCTTTGCTTTTTTGGAAAAATTAAATGATTCACAAGTTTTATATTTAATAAAAGAAGAAGAAACGCGGATCAAAGCGTTGGTTTTATCGCAAGTTCCTGCAAAAAGAGCGGCCAGTTTAGTGCAGCGACTAGAGGGGCGTGAGCAATCTGCGGTAGCGTATGAATTGGGTGAGTTTGAAACCTTACCCGTATCAACCTTCAAAGACGTTGCGGATCGTTTAGCACAAAAATCTTTGAATGTTCCAAGCTTTGAGAATGTATCTGCGAATGGTCTGTCAGTATTAATTAATATGCTAGACACCATGAGCAGTGGTGAAGAAACTCGTTTACTTAAAACATTAAAAGCGGATAAACCTGAAACCTATTATCGTTTGCGCCAAGTATATTATACCTATGCTGATTTGATGCGAACCCCTGAGCGAGTGATTGCGAATGAGCTTAGAGATGTTGATCGTACGGTGATGGCGTTATCGCTATGCCATACTACAACCGAATTCAAACGACATGTGTTAACGGGGTTGCCAGCCAAGCTACGATCTTCTGTCATTGCAGAATTGAAAATACAAGAAGGCCAAGCAGCACAAGAGCAAACTGAGCAGGCTAGAAATCAAGTTGTGGCTAAGATGCGTGAAGTATTAAAAGCAGGCCGCTTTTCTATGGAAGAATTGATCGCTGTTGCGAATCCAAGTTAAGGATCAAGTATGAATCGATTTTCGTTTAGTACACTGGTTGGGATAACGGTCGCTATTAGCCTTTTCATGTACGCCATTGTTTCGAGCACCAATAACTATTTAATGTTTATTAGTGTCTCAAGCTTTGCTTTGGTGGCGGGAAGCACGTTTGCAGCCTCTTTGATTAGCTATACCACAGCAGACGTCCTTACCGCGATTAAAGCATTATTTGAGACCTTGTTTCATGCGCCGACCAGTTCGAAACATTTACGCGGCCATGTAGAGCGCTTTATTGAATGGGGAAGTATTTATCGTCAACAAGGTATTGCGGGATTAGAGTCTTCGCTAACGGACAAAGAGCGCAGAGATCCATTTTTAGCACACGGTATGGAGCTATTAAGCAGTGGTTATAAAAACCATGACATTCGTACTATTTTAACCGATGACATGGACGCTTTCTGGCAACGAATGACTGTCGAGTCAAAAGTATTAAATACGATGGCTGTTTATGCTCCCGGCTTTGGTATGGTTGGTACCATCATCGGTTTGATTATTATGCTCGATAATATGAATGGCGATATGGCCGCCTTAGGTAAAGGTTTGGCATTGGCATTAATTACAACGCTATATGGCGTTGTATTGGCCAACATTTTCTTTAGACCTGCTGCCAACCAAGTGACCGAAAAACAAGAATCATTATACTTTCGTGATCAAATGATTGTTGAAGGGTTTGTATTGTTAGCCGAGAAGCGTGACGCATTATTTATGCAAGATCGGTTGAATGCTTACCTCAAACCAAGTGCACGTTATCAGCCAATAGAAGAAGAGCTGTAATGACAGAGTCGGTTTCTAATAAACACAGGGGGCTAAGACGTCGTCGCCCCAATTTTGAGGATTCATCCAGCTCTTGGTTAATTACCTACTCTGATGCAGTTACTTTGCTGCTCGCTTTTTTTGTAATGATATTATCTGTCTCAGATTTGAATCAGGGAAAAGTGGAAGCGCTAAAAGAAGGTCTAACAGAAGCGATGACAGGAGAGGCGCCTCCTACACCATTTACCGATATTAAAAATGGCTTAGAGCAATTAATTGAGCAGGATGGCTTGCAAGATCAAGTCTCTGTTACTCTAGATAAAGAAGGTGTGAAAATAGAGTTTTCAAATGTTTCATTATATCAATCAGGTTCGGCCGATATTAAAATTGATGCGATTAAAACACTGAATAAAGTAACTCAAGTTATACTAAAAACCAGCCATAAGACTCACATGGTCGAAGTGGGTGGGCATACTGATAATGTTCCAATTCATACCGAAAAATTCCCATCAAATTGGGAGTTGTCGTCTGCGCGAGCAACCAATGTTGTTAAGTACTTATTAGCAGAAGGAATCGAAAAAGAACGACTAAAAGCGGCAGGTTACGCCGATAGCCGACCTAAAGAAAACAGCCTTAATTTACCCCTCAATCAGCAGCGTGAAGATAATCGACGCGTGGTTATTTTTGTAAAGCGTTACTAGCGTTACATCATCAAACCCATCACTCAAGATCTTAATTCATAGATGACATGAAAGTGTCATCTAATGTTATTAAATCTGTCACTTTCATAAGCTACTCTGCGCTCTCCAGTAATTAATTTATAATAATTGAGAGAGAATAGATTATGGAACTCCTTCAGAAAAACGCTTTATACAAGGCGGTATTACTCGCGATGACAACGAGTATGTTAGTTGCTTGCGGCGGAGATTCGGATGGCGACGATGGTATAAATGGTGCTAGCGGTGCTAACGGTACTAATGGTGCTAACGGTACTAATGGTGCAGACGGTCAAAATGCGGGAGGACCTGTTTCAGTAATTGACCCAACAAGCCTTGTTTTTACCGGTGTAAAAGCCCCAATGACTGATGCTGAAAAACGTACGGTTTTAGCCTCTGATGCCATGATTGACGGTAAGGTTTATGGCGGTGCTTATAAAACATTAGTACGTTCTGGTGAGGATGTTAATGGTATCTACTTTGGTCAATTAGTTGATGAGTCGGGTAGCGTATTAAAAGCGGGTGATGGATCTATTAAAATCTCTGATTCAAATGAATTTACCTCATTATTACCGATCGGCAATAAATTATTCTCAGTTTCTCAGTTTGAAAGTAAGCCAGGTGCAATGTTCTTGATGGAATTAAATCAAGATGCTGTCGATGGTGAATTAACTGTAAAAAACATGAGCCAAAT
Protein-coding sequences here:
- the motB gene encoding Flagellar MotB protein, with product MTESVSNKHRGLRRRRPNFEDSSSSWLITYSDAVTLLLAFFVMILSVSDLNQGKVEALKEGLTEAMTGEAPPTPFTDIKNGLEQLIEQDGLQDQVSVTLDKEGVKIEFSNVSLYQSGSADIKIDAIKTLNKVTQVILKTSHKTHMVEVGGHTDNVPIHTEKFPSNWELSSARATNVVKYLLAEGIEKERLKAAGYADSRPKENSLNLPLNQQREDNRRVVIFVKRY
- the motA gene encoding Flagellar MotA protein, whose translation is MNRFSFSTLVGITVAISLFMYAIVSSTNNYLMFISVSSFALVAGSTFAASLISYTTADVLTAIKALFETLFHAPTSSKHLRGHVERFIEWGSIYRQQGIAGLESSLTDKERRDPFLAHGMELLSSGYKNHDIRTILTDDMDAFWQRMTVESKVLNTMAVYAPGFGMVGTIIGLIIMLDNMNGDMAALGKGLALALITTLYGVVLANIFFRPAANQVTEKQESLYFRDQMIVEGFVLLAEKRDALFMQDRLNAYLKPSARYQPIEEEL
- a CDS encoding FliG-like protein; translation: MKLLIQGILNLCLICAVAYPIVNATAETGKTFEVPAKKDEIEEVRFKDEMEARLNRDLQAYLGNNRFIIHVEAELKKTRTVVKERSNTAAKNIPERPVFTSQPLPVSIDNRTREIEETLPGLPTSDLPIFEDNSVEVDALKGRVQQLENERQQALGYAEKLRQEAEKQIEKIKEKTLGYRNSINKLTITVVLDKSLKDEQIEFIRNLITRKARLDELRGDSLSIVRTEFKDVKQDVVLDGWQQYQGWIMLACFGFMMLLLLLVLYLFNKRLSESLKENQRRSDNFDSLTVPAAVEMAPIDHSENEGNDKRRQLNEMRQELVTIGLGQPQLFQQRINEQLNSGNSQNVAALYEVLGKGLFRSLCPKILNSDAETLADQVAQQPLDNEQKLTYLNNLRHEMLKALSDDETGNAPFAFLEKLNDSQVLYLIKEEETRIKALVLSQVPAKRAASLVQRLEGREQSAVAYELGEFETLPVSTFKDVADRLAQKSLNVPSFENVSANGLSVLINMLDTMSSGEETRLLKTLKADKPETYYRLRQVYYTYADLMRTPERVIANELRDVDRTVMALSLCHTTTEFKRHVLTGLPAKLRSSVIAELKIQEGQAAQEQTEQARNQVVAKMREVLKAGRFSMEELIAVANPS